In Sphingobium amiense, one genomic interval encodes:
- a CDS encoding type IV toxin-antitoxin system AbiEi family antitoxin domain-containing protein, with translation MRVFSLARLTSRERYVIGLLRGADPGSASGGLLALFDRLRTTAGELGFRPGPLTGAYASRQELCLLGCIAAMQRENPGVLLKISGAIRTPTLACARRLAFEGVHLNHASISRLSGMIDACKELSVSTAPLLQVRPRSQRRPLPPMPESLQEKALAFVCSRGIASSRDLAALGVSRQVVSLMFKQGLLVRVRTGVYRAASDLKRG, from the coding sequence ATGCGCGTGTTCAGCCTTGCCCGGCTCACCTCGCGCGAACGCTATGTGATCGGCCTCCTGCGGGGGGCCGATCCTGGGTCGGCGTCCGGCGGACTACTTGCTCTCTTTGATCGGCTTCGCACGACCGCCGGCGAGCTTGGGTTTCGGCCGGGACCGCTTACAGGCGCCTATGCAAGCCGGCAGGAGCTATGCCTGCTTGGCTGCATCGCCGCGATGCAACGCGAGAATCCCGGCGTGCTCCTGAAGATCAGTGGGGCAATCCGTACGCCCACGCTTGCCTGCGCACGCCGCTTGGCATTTGAGGGCGTGCACCTCAATCACGCGTCGATCTCCCGCCTCTCGGGCATGATCGACGCCTGCAAGGAACTGTCTGTTTCGACCGCGCCGCTCTTGCAAGTCCGCCCTCGATCGCAGCGGCGGCCCTTGCCGCCGATGCCGGAAAGCCTACAGGAAAAGGCGCTCGCCTTCGTTTGCTCACGCGGTATCGCCTCGTCGCGCGATCTGGCCGCACTCGGCGTATCACGGCAGGTCGTCAGCCTGATGTTCAAGCAGGGACTGCTCGTGCGCGTGCGCACAGGTGTCTATCGCGCCGCTTCCGATTTAAAGCGTGGGTGA
- a CDS encoding TonB-dependent receptor: MKSGILTRVSLGSLSVALIAAASPALAQTQDKPTELGGVTVTDTVIDDQEAETSYKVSRSIGAMRTDTPLIDVPQSVTVVSAKQINDQAANSIGDAIRYVPGVFSAQGEGNRETLVFRGNSTTGDFFVDGIRDDVQTYRDLYNIERLEVFKGPNAMVFGRGGVGGLINRVTKVADWTPHRAFRLEGGSFEHKRAQFDLGTPLSDAIAVRLTGVYQDSGSYRDGVNYNRWGFNPTVTFKLGEATTITAGYEHFKDDRIADRGVPARPGASTTSIGGPLDTPRGQFFGDPAGSPTYTNTDAGTLYIEHRFSEAVTLRNRTRYADYAKLYRNVFPGAVNAAGTSVSISAYDNAMQRRNLINQTDLNAEFSTGSIKHTLLVGAELGRQETENFRREGFFPASPTDLVGTSSITVPIAASNIRRPDVIYRPAATSGNNAGVLKVAAGYVQDQIELSPMFQVILGVRYEYLNTKVTDRRPAAFVPATQQREFDVTDNLWSPRAALIFKPAENASIYAAYSRTYLPRGGDQFTSLSVSNQNLAPERYQNYEIGAKWDINPGFNVTAAVFRLDRSNVLALSDPNNAASPTIPVGRQRSEGVELSAQGTITDQLSVVGAYTYSDARFLDTVSGTVRAGNQLANVPKHSGSIWTRFNPGGGLSGAIGVIRQGRRFAGTDNIVAMPGYTRVDAAAFYDVSENLSVQVNIENLLNERYFLYANSNNNITPGSPRAFRISLNARF, from the coding sequence ATGAAATCCGGTATCCTCACACGCGTTTCGCTGGGCTCGCTTTCGGTCGCACTGATTGCTGCGGCTTCGCCGGCGCTGGCACAAACGCAGGACAAACCGACCGAGCTGGGGGGCGTGACCGTGACCGATACGGTCATCGACGATCAGGAAGCCGAAACCTCCTACAAGGTGTCGCGCAGCATCGGCGCAATGCGCACCGACACGCCGCTTATCGATGTGCCGCAGAGCGTGACAGTCGTGTCGGCCAAGCAAATCAACGATCAGGCGGCGAACAGCATCGGCGACGCGATCCGCTATGTCCCAGGCGTCTTTTCGGCGCAAGGTGAAGGCAACCGCGAAACGCTGGTGTTCCGCGGTAACTCCACTACCGGCGATTTCTTCGTCGATGGCATCCGCGACGATGTGCAGACTTATCGCGATCTCTATAACATCGAGCGGTTGGAGGTCTTCAAGGGACCAAATGCGATGGTCTTCGGCCGCGGCGGCGTCGGCGGTCTCATCAACCGCGTCACCAAGGTCGCGGACTGGACACCGCATCGCGCCTTCCGGCTCGAAGGCGGCAGCTTCGAGCATAAGCGTGCGCAGTTCGATCTCGGGACGCCGCTCAGCGATGCGATCGCCGTGCGCCTGACCGGCGTCTATCAGGATAGCGGCAGCTACCGCGATGGCGTCAACTACAACCGCTGGGGCTTCAATCCGACCGTCACGTTCAAACTCGGCGAGGCAACGACGATCACCGCTGGCTACGAGCATTTCAAGGACGATCGCATCGCCGACCGTGGCGTCCCGGCGCGCCCCGGCGCATCCACGACCAGTATCGGCGGGCCCCTCGACACGCCGCGCGGGCAGTTCTTTGGTGATCCGGCCGGCAGCCCGACCTACACCAATACCGATGCCGGGACCCTCTACATCGAGCACCGCTTCAGCGAGGCCGTGACGCTGCGAAACCGCACCCGCTACGCGGATTATGCCAAGCTATACCGCAATGTTTTTCCCGGCGCCGTGAACGCTGCCGGCACCAGCGTCTCCATATCGGCTTACGACAATGCGATGCAGCGGCGAAACCTGATCAACCAGACCGACCTCAATGCTGAATTCTCGACTGGGTCGATCAAGCATACCCTGCTCGTCGGCGCTGAACTGGGTCGCCAGGAGACCGAGAATTTCCGTCGGGAGGGCTTCTTCCCCGCGAGTCCGACGGATTTGGTTGGAACGTCATCCATTACCGTTCCGATCGCCGCCTCCAACATTCGCCGACCCGACGTGATCTACCGCCCCGCCGCCACCAGCGGCAACAACGCCGGCGTGCTGAAGGTCGCTGCCGGCTATGTTCAGGACCAGATCGAACTGTCGCCGATGTTCCAGGTCATCCTCGGGGTCCGATACGAGTATCTCAACACCAAGGTGACCGACCGCCGGCCCGCAGCATTCGTGCCGGCGACCCAGCAGCGCGAATTCGATGTGACCGACAATCTGTGGTCGCCGCGTGCGGCGCTGATTTTCAAGCCGGCCGAGAATGCATCGATCTATGCTGCCTATTCGCGGACCTATCTGCCCCGCGGCGGCGATCAGTTCACCAGTCTGTCGGTTTCCAACCAGAACCTGGCACCCGAGAGGTATCAAAATTACGAAATCGGCGCGAAGTGGGACATCAATCCCGGCTTCAACGTCACGGCCGCCGTGTTCCGGCTTGATCGCAGCAATGTACTTGCGCTGAGTGATCCGAACAATGCGGCCTCGCCGACCATCCCGGTCGGCCGCCAGCGCAGCGAAGGCGTCGAGTTGAGCGCGCAGGGGACAATCACCGACCAGTTGAGCGTTGTCGGCGCCTACACCTATTCCGACGCCAGGTTCCTGGACACCGTGTCGGGCACCGTGCGCGCCGGTAACCAGCTCGCCAATGTGCCCAAGCACAGCGGATCGATCTGGACGCGCTTCAATCCTGGCGGCGGACTGAGCGGTGCGATCGGCGTTATCCGCCAAGGCCGCCGGTTTGCAGGCACCGACAACATCGTCGCGATGCCCGGCTACACCCGCGTCGATGCAGCCGCCTTCTACGACGTCAGCGAGAACCTCAGCGTGCAAGTCAATATCGAGAACCTGCTCAACGAACGCTACTTCCTTTACGCGAACAGCAACAACAACATCACGCCTGGATCGCCGAGAGCGTTCAGGATCAGCCTTAACGCCCGGTTCTGA
- a CDS encoding CDP-alcohol phosphatidyltransferase family protein, with protein sequence MTNRPKRIQENLLAGPERRLLTWLCARMPRWMTPDILTATGLAGAALTGIGYAASNSNPFWLILAIAGFVVQWFGDSMDGSLARFRSIERPSYGYFVDHSCDGLTILFIMVGMGASPYVTMSIALFALAGYLLLAIHTFLIAHVIHEFPLSHFNIGPTELRIILIILSLSMLLTKNMASPPSARIYFDVFVVFCAGIMVFLFVTRTWSVSRKLAASDMVYGSAANFDRP encoded by the coding sequence ATGACCAACCGGCCGAAACGAATTCAAGAAAACCTGCTTGCCGGTCCCGAACGGCGGCTGCTGACCTGGCTATGCGCCCGCATGCCGCGCTGGATGACACCTGATATCCTTACCGCCACAGGCCTGGCCGGCGCGGCCCTGACTGGCATCGGTTACGCGGCCAGCAACAGCAACCCGTTCTGGCTCATCCTCGCGATCGCCGGCTTTGTGGTGCAGTGGTTCGGTGACTCGATGGACGGGAGCCTAGCGAGGTTCCGCAGCATCGAGCGGCCATCATATGGCTATTTCGTCGATCATAGTTGCGATGGCCTGACCATTCTCTTCATCATGGTCGGCATGGGCGCCAGCCCGTACGTCACGATGTCGATCGCCCTGTTCGCCCTTGCTGGATACCTGCTGCTGGCGATCCATACATTTCTGATCGCTCACGTCATCCACGAATTTCCTCTTTCGCACTTCAACATTGGCCCGACAGAACTAAGGATAATATTAATTATATTATCTCTTTCTATGCTTCTCACAAAGAATATGGCCAGTCCTCCCTCGGCTCGAATATATTTTGATGTCTTTGTAGTATTTTGTGCAGGAATTATGGTATTCTTATTCGTGACCAGGACTTGGTCAGTGAGCCGTAAGCTTGCGGCTTCGGATATGGTATATGGTTCTGCTGCCAATTTCGACCGTCCATAA